The genomic stretch tcatagcttccgatcatggactggtctctatgctggttctgctggacctcagtgctgcttttgatacagttgatcacagcatcctgttacagagactggaacatgtgattgggattaaagggacagcactagactggtttagatcatacttatctgatagataccagtttgcccatgtccatggtgttccctcctcatacagtagggttagccatggagttcctcaaggttctgtactcggaccaatcctcttcacattgtacatgcttcccttagggaacattattcggcagcatgggatacattttcattgttatgctgatgacactcagcttatttatccatgaaacccgaggagacagagcagttagtgacgcttcagacctgtcttaaagacataaagtcctggatgtcttcaaatttcctcctccttaacccaggaaaaactgaggtcatggtgtttggtcctgaacctctctgggatagattagatcacatgatcactctagatggtatctcattaacatctagtctctctgtgaggaatctaggagtaacttttgatcaaaatctctccttcaactcacacattaaattagtctcttgaagtgccttttttcacttgagggacatcacaaagatcaggaaactgctgacgcggcatgatgctgaaacgttagtccatgcatttgttacttccaggctggactactgtaactctttattatcagggtgtccaaacaactctttaagaagcctccagttgatccaaaatgctgcagccagagttctgacaggtattgacaaaagagatcacataactcctgtactggcgtcgcttcattggctgcccgttaaatttaaattagaataatttttaaaacccttcttttgacctacaaggtcctcagaggcctagctccatcctacctggaggagctagtagtgacaccttatcagcccaatagaccgctccgctctcagaatgctggtctacttgtggttcccagagtttccaggagtagaatggggggccgagcatttagctaccaggcccccctgctatggaaccagctccctgtccaggtacgggaggctgactccatcgctacttttaagatcagactcaaaacctacctctttgaaaaagcttattgttactaattcagtagttccagttactatcatagacagacaaattatcatacttagggggtcgtctaatcattaggtcacatcttagttatgctgctataggccaaggctgctggggtcggaaacatgatcacctgacaggcctctgtcactccactgggtcatggtttcctctcctctcctctcctctcctctcctctcctttccttccttcctctcctcatcaagcagactagttatgctgattcttatgtagtttttctgcttcccccccccctctatttatttacaggtattgccgccctcggagctgcataatgacctccggccccgctgaagtgattgtacatcatTAGGGTTGGGTGTTAGGTGGGGTGTGATAGTGCGGTTATAAGAGataagaagaagagaagaaggaaaaaagaaggagaagggggaagtagagagaagagggaaaagagaacgaaggagaaggagaagagactCTACTCCCCTTCATCTacgtctctctccctcttaccccctctcctctcctctcctctcctacctatcctctacctgtcctcccccttctcctctctctttacccagccggccatcagcaggagggtccccctacatgagcctggtcctgctcaaggtttcttcctgttaaaggggagtttttccttgccactgttgcttgtctggggtcaggccctgggattctggaaagcgccttgaacaattttgattgtataagacgctatataataaagattgattgattgattgattgattgattgattaaaatggaccctggcggcagctgcaggagttggtgctgctctcctggtcttcacctcacttgtcatctgttgcatcaggtgaagaacagaacctgatgtaaactgagttaatcacataacacacatcaaatgtgatTGGTATcacaagtgggttttttttaaacattcatttcagaggaaagggaaagttgagccagaatactgtcctcaagttggaggaggtaagtGGCCCGATGATCCTTAACTATAACCATCTTCCTAAAACAAAGATAACACCAACATTCGGTGTCTTGCCTCATTGTCAGGTAAATCACGGTCCTGTGcatgaggaaatcacagatcaacccacggaggagaatggcatttactacagcagcatacgtttcccccagactgatgtggatcctcttgacagcatggtccaaacctcatcagcaccaagaggaacagcacatcccttatgctgttgtctgtctgaggaaccgctgcacatgaacaagcatcttATAGCGTAATTCTGATTCCTCCAAGTATTTATACAATTAATCATCTTAGTCTTTAGTCTGAGACCATAACGTTGGTGGGACCACGACTGATCatcgtccccagtttgtggattcctgctgattatgacagaaataaaactgcaacttattcactgatagaagatgggataaaattaagcagatgtgcttcatatacacttacattaaattgatcatttagtaaggacctgaacaggctttatcctgcattttagacagtttttcacagttatatagatgcaataatcataataataataatgataataataatacagtatagGCTCTGTGAAGTGAACTTACCTGAATGGAACATTACCcgtgatgctctgcagttttgacctgctgtgtagtagcagcctactattaaactcttcaatatgtgaaggaacacaaagaaaatattaaatttattgtgtgcatgtaacatggatgtctgtgtaaattctcagtcatccaggtcattgtatccaaggtagttttctctgtcaactggactgggtttcttctcttgaagacgtttcgccttctatccagaaggcttcttcagttctgaaatcgctggggagagagcttgaaaatatatagcccctgtggaccatttgcatgctaatgatccgggtggtcacctgagagtcgttagcagggtcgttggtcgggtcgttcacctagtttctgttgaggtgtctcccctttgtctgctgggtcacatggtgatgagtcactgggtctcctggaatggtgtgaatgtttgttttgctgttggaaggagtggaggactgcattgtatgtgggtgataggaagtgcctcaggccaccacctctgttcaaggatggtttctccaatttaacatggatagcttccttaacccccctttcaaaccagcggtcttctctggccagtatccgtacttggctgtcctcgaaggagtgcccactctcctttaagtgtaagtggactgctgaatcctgacccgaagaggtggcacgtctgtgttgtgccattcttctgtggagaggtgtttggtttccccaatgtacagttccttgcattcctcctggcactgtacagcataaacaaacaTTACTTtgttgggtcttggtgtcttgtcctttgggtgtactaacctctgtctgagagtgttgctgggtttgaaatgaaccggtatgtcgtgtttctggaagatcctcctaaacttctccgagactccagacaggtaggggatggaaacgctgcggcgtttgtttctctcctcctcctttgctgaggtctcgctttcttgaggtcctggtgaaggcccagtctgggtagccacatgttttgagagctgtcttaatgtggtcctgttcttctttctgccttgggatgtggtgggtatttctctggcccggtgttggagagttctgatcactcccaacttgtgttccagtgggtggtgagagtcaaactggaggtactggtcagtatgtgtaggttttctgtagacttcgatggtgagatttctgtcctcagtgatcttgaccgcgcagtccagaaaggccagactgtttccttttacatcttcccgggtgaattttacatgttcgtctgtttcgttgaggtgatcggagaaagcttccaattcttgtgtttgaattttgacccaggtgtcatcaacatacctgaaccagtggcttggcgcagttcctgtgaaggatgtcagggcctgggattccaccttctccatgtatagattggcaactatgggggatactggtgagcccatggcacagccatgttctacaggcagaaacatggctgtgccatgggctacatgttctacaggcagaaacatggctgtgccatgggctcaccagtatcccccatagttgccaatctatacatggagaaggtggaatcccaggccctgacatccttcacaggaactgcgccaagccactggttcaggtatgttgatgacacctgaGTTAAAGTTATACagagatatttgtgtttgtaagtacagtaaaagaaaataacagttgTTGATGTTAAAAGAAATGTGGGCAACTCACTAAAAGGGGGAGATGTAGGAATATTGGTAGGAACCAATAAGTGGAACTAATGTGCCGATGTTTTACGTGCTTGGGgagtacttgtgtgtgtggattaaaACAATAGAAAGGATACACTCGTCTCGTCTCTCATAGAGATATATACTGTACAAGGCATAGAGTATTGCTACaccccacaggttcactttcatcactcacaatcaatcctcacaaacactgatcctttcatcattttactcttgatttgtttgtgttttgttactgttacgtagttcccatttacagtaccctcacttgcattatcacaggttttcttcagtttatatgtgttatctgtatttttctacttttaaccatgattctatgtttaccatcttctctcagaaatatatgttgaaaagactccaaggaaggatcatgtcaaactgagctgtaacaccAGGTGTCCTCCCACAAACactcaatggtacaagaacagaAATGCATATAGACCCATTACAACCAATACCCAACATTTCTCAAGACActttcctgtgtgctgtcagtggtgtcaaggagctgcagtctgatgaagtctgtgagtatcaccaaacccgtggcctgaacatagaaacaagataaagttttgatgtggttttatcataaatccttactgttaaaaatatgtaaatatgaatttgacatgcaacagtcagaaaaaaatcataattaaagaatccactcaaaaatgtcaaggtttaaagtgaatttcctttgagtttcatcaaaactgacaccgtctttgctttcatctgttaggtgctgctgacaaatcctgcctgactgtgaattatataaaaaagagaatctgtgctttggaaggttcctcagtaaacatctcaagtaaatattccagttcaaaatacacaaaatccaaggctaaacactggtATATaataatctggaatggtgagaaggaggagagaatgaatgtattgaaaactgatcattttacatatcatgaggaccaagagaagcagattaacacactgtcaattaaatctgtgaagcaaagtgactcagcagaatacagattcaggcaccaagatgacaacacacgtcagaaacccggaacagttctgattgttacaggtaaatctggatctaaaatataaaacaagcttaaatcgagagagctttgtatctgagccacatcaaaatacaagattttctcattttgccatCCAATAAGTAAATAGTTTGAATCAAaattgaagttaaataaaagttatctttcataggaaatgtgctaactttcatgtaaattagtgctgaaattttagcatgaatgtgtggaaaacagcagaggcaaaaattgttgatcatttctacagttttgtgaatcactttacatgataaagtgctttcctgtctgaaacatgtgtgaaaatatctgttttctgcatttgaatcagacataaagGTCAAcatcagtccatctacagagatgacagaaggtgatcgagtcaaactgacctgcagcaccagctgtcctctgaccaacaacaagaactacatctggtacctgaatgatcaacttctacagctgccagagcaccaaaacaaacacctggttctggatgtagtcacaactcagcatgcaggaaagtactcctgtgctgtgaacactcagagagatgttagatctcctgaaaagacactcagagttcagagttcctcattaatgataggcagttctatcctggaccagatcaatggttctttagtgtcaggttatgtaccccggtcctacaaggtggcagtgattaagccgttgcttaaaaaaccatcactggatcctgacgtcttagcaaactataggctgatatccaaccttccttttaactctaaagttctagagaaggtggtggtgactcagttactgcagcacctgcagaggaacagcctgtttgagatgtttcagtcaggctttagagctcaccacagcacagaaacagcacttcttaaagtcactaatgatcttctcatagcttccgatcatggactggtctctatgctggttctgctggacctcagtgctgcttttgatacagttgatcacagcatcctgttacagagactggaacatgtgattgggattaaagggacagcactagactggtttagatcatacttatctgatagataccagtttgccatgtccatggtgtttccctcctcatacagtagggttagccatggagttcctcaaggttctgtactcggaccaatcctcttcacattgtacatgcttcccttagggaacattattcggcagcatgggatacattttcattgttatgctgatgacactcagctcttaTTTATCCATAGAACCCCTGAGACAGAGCAGTTTAGTGacgcttcagacctgtcttaaagacataaagtcctggatgtcttcaaattgttcctcctccttaacccaggaaaactGGAGGTCATGTTTTTtgggtcctgaacctctctgggatagattagatcacatgatcactctagatggtatctcattaaatctagtctctctgtgaggaacctaggagtaacttttgatcaaaatctctccttcaactcacacattaaattagtctcttgaaagtgccttttttcacttgagggaCAATCACAAGATCAGgaaaactgctgacgcggcatgatgctgaaacgttagtccatgcatttgttacttccaggctggactactgtaactctttattatcagggtgtccaaaacaactctttaagaagcctccagttgatccaaaatgctgcagccagagttctgacaggtattgacaaaagagatcacataactccctgtactggcgtcgcttcatttggcttcccgttaaatttagaataattttttaaaacccttcttttgacctacaggtcctcagaggcctcccATcccctacctggaggagctagtgacaccttatcagcccaatagaccgctcgcTCTCTcaaatgctggtctacttgtggttcccagagtttccaggagtagaatggggggccgagcatttagctaccaggcccccctgctatggaaccagctccctgtccaggtacgggaggctgactccatcgctacttttaagatcagactcaaaacctacctctttgaaaaagcttattgttactaattcagtagttccagttactatcatagacagacaaattatcatacttagggggtcgtctaatcattaggtcacatcttagttatgctgctataggccaaggctgctggggtccggaaacatgatcacctgacaggcctctggtcactccactgggtcatggtttccctctcctctcctctcctctcctctcctctcctttcctctcctttcctctccctcatcaagcagactagttagcTGATTcttatgtagtttttctgcttccccccccctctatttatttacaggtattgccgccctcggagctgcattaatgacctccggccccgctgaagtgattgtacatcaatattttttgtgtgtgtgtttctgtgctctgtgcctcctctccctctcttcctctctctccccctccttctccttttccctctcctctcctctttcccctcctcctccttctccttctcctctcctctacctctacctcccctcactctacctcctctcctctacccctctcctctcctctcctctcctacctatcctctacctgtcctcccccttctcctctctctttacccagccggccatcagcaggaggtccccctacatgagcctggtcctgctcaaggtttcttcctgttaaaggggagtttttccttgccactgttgcttgtctggggtcaggccctgggattctggaaagcgccttgaaacaattttgattgtataagacgctataaaaaataaaagagattgattgattgattgattgattgattgattaaaaatggaccctggcggcagctgcaggagttggtgctgctctcctggtcttcacctcacttgtcatctgttgcatcaggtgaagaacagaacctgatgtaaactgagttaatcacataacacacatcaaatgtgactggtatcacaagtgggttttttttaaacattcatttcagaggaaagggaaagttgagccagaatactgtcctcaagttggaggaggtaagtGGCCCGATGATCCTTAACTATAACCATCTTCCTAAAACAAAGATAACACCAACATTCGGTGTCTTGCCTCATTGTCAGGTAAATCACGGTCCTGTGcatgaggaaatcacagatcaacccacggaggagaatggcatttactacagcagcatacgtttcccccagactgatgtggatcctcttgacagcatggtccaacctcatcagcaccaagaggaacagcacatcccttatgctgttgtctgtctgaggaaccgctgcacatgaacaagcatcttatagcgtaatttctgattcctccaagtatttatacaattaatcatcttagtctttagtctgagaccataacgttggtgggaccacgactgatcatcgtccccagtttgtggattcctgctgattatgacagaaataaaactgcaactttttcactgatagaagatgggataaaattaagcagatgtgcttcatatacacttacattaaattgatcatttagtaaggacctgaacaggctttatcctgcattttagacagtttttcacagttatatagatgcaataatcataataataataatgatataataATACAGTATAGGCTCTGTGAAGTGAACTTACCTGAATGGAACATTACCcgtgatgctctgcagttttgacctgctgtgtagtagcagcctactattaaactcttcaatatgtgaaggaacacaaagaaaatattaattttattgtgtgcatgtaacatggatgtctgtgtaaattctcagtcatccaggtcattgtatccaaggtagttttctctgtcaactggactgggtttcttctcttgaagacgtttcgccttctatccagaaggcttcttcagttctgaaatcgctggggagagagcttgaaaatatatagcccctgtggaccatttgcatgctaatgatccgggtggtcacctgagagtcgttagcagggtcgttggtcgggtcgttcacctagtttctgttgaggtgtctcccctttgtctgctgggtcacatggtgatgagtcactgggtctcctggaatggtgtgaatgtttgttttgctgttggaaggagtggaggactgcattgtatgtgggtgataggaagtgcctcaggccaccacctctgttcaaggatggtttctccaatttaacatggatagcttccttaacccccctttcaaaccagcggtcttctctggccagtatccgtacttggctgtcctcgaaggagtgcccactctcctttaagtgtaagtggactgctgaatcctgacccgaagaggtggcacgtctgtgttgtgccattcttctgtggagaggttgtttggtttccccaatgtacagttccttgcattcctcctggcactgtacagcataaacaacattactttgtttgggtcttggtgtcttgtcctttgggtgtactaacctctgtctgagagtgttgctgggtttgaaatgaaccggtatgtcgtgtttctggaagatcctcctaaacttctccgagactccagacaggtaggggatggaaacgctgc from Takifugu flavidus isolate HTHZ2018 chromosome 6, ASM371156v2, whole genome shotgun sequence encodes the following:
- the LOC130526867 gene encoding uncharacterized protein LOC130526867 — its product is MGSPVSPIVANLYMEKVESQALTSFTGTAPSHWFRYVDDTWVKIQTQELEAFSDHLNETDEHVKFTREDVKGNSLAFLDCAVKITEDRNLTIEVYRKPTHTDQYLQFDSHHPLEHKLGVIRTLQHRAREIPTTSQGRKKEQDHIKTALKTCGYPDWAFTRTSRKRDLSKGEEERNKRRSVSIPYLSGVSEKFRRIFQKHDIPVHFKPSNTLRQRLVHPKDKTPRPKQSNVVYAVQCQEECKELYIGETKQPLHRRMAQHRRATSSGQDSAVHLHLKESGHSFEDSQVRILAREDRWFERGVKEAIHVKLEKPSLNRGGGLRHFLSPTYNAVLHSFQQQNKHSHHSRRPSDSSPCDPADKGETPQQKLGERPDQRPC